The Opitutus sp. ER46 genome contains the following window.
CGAGCGTGACCAGCACGTTCGGCGCGGCGCCGAGCACGTCGAGCGTGTGACGGATGTACCGCTCGTGCAGGTCACGCCGAACGGGATGCGTTGAATCGTAGAATGCGTCGGCGATGTGATGCCGGTTCTGGCCGGCGTTCTCGTACGCCGGCGGCTCCGGGAACCCGACCTCCTGCACGCAGTTCAACGGCCGCCAAGGGAAGTCCGTCCAGTGCGCCGCCGCCTCCTGCACGTTGTGGTTGTCGTAAACCTGATACGCCAGCAGCAGGCCGCGCGCGGCGCATTCGTCGGCCAGTTCGCGCAGGCGGCGGAAGTACCAGGGATTGAAGCGCGTGAGGTCGTACTTGCTCAGCTGCATCGCGTTTCGACCCCGGCCGCTCCGCGCCCATGGCATCTCCGCAAACGGCGCCCAGACATCCGCGTCCTCGCGCAGCGCGATCGAGTGATCGTCGCGCCGCCGGTCGTACCAGAGTCCGGGAAACGCCCAGTAGATCGCCGCCCGCTGCGCACGCATCCGCTCGGTCAACGCCGCAAGGTCCTCCGTCAACCCCGGCCCGGTCCGCCCCGGCGCCCAGCGCGTCGGACTCGTGCCGGTCTCGCGGCCCAGCGGCAATTGGCCCTTCCACAGCGCACTGCCCAGCGAACCGCCGAAGAGCGCGCGGCCATCCACGACAAAATACCCGCCGCGGACTTCGATTGGATGCTGCTCGCGCCGCGGTGCCGGCCCGGGCGCCGGCGCGGCCGCGATTTCCGCCAGCTCCTGCGGCGCCTCGCTGCGCGCCAGCGCGGTCAGGGCGTCACGCCCGGCGCGCGATTCAAGCTGCGCGCGATACAGCGAGGGCGTGGCCGCGTCGACAAAGGCCTGGTTCTCCGCACCCGGTGGATTCTCGATCCAAATCTTGCCCGCCGCGGCGCTGTTCCAGACGACGCAGTTCGCCGCGTTCCAGCCCGCTCCCTGCGTCTTCACGCCGAGGTTCATCAGGCCCAGCCCTGCCCCGGCGATCGACACGCGATCGTACAGCACACCGCTCGCCCAGCTCTCGAACGGTCCCGCGTCCGCCCGCGCCTCCACCGCCGTGCAGTCGAGGAAAACGATCGGCCCTGCCGCGCAGTGTCCCGCCGCGAAATCCCGCCGGCCGCCGGCCGCCGTGCATCGCTGCACCAGCGCCTGCTGGCCGCCCACGTAAAAGCTCACGCGCCGCCAAGCCGCCTCCTCCGCCACCGGTTCGGCATAGGCACAATCCTGCACGGTGACCGCCCGGGCCCGCTGGCCAATCCACACGGCGGACAGCACGAATCGCCGCGCGGTCACATCGCGCACCCACGCGTCCTCCGCGTCGTCCAGCGCCACCGCCATCCACGCATGCTCTTCATCCTGCGGGTTGGTCGCGTCCGTTTCGCTGATACAGTCGAGAAACTCGACGCCCACCTGCCGCACTCGCCCGGGCCAGGTCAGCACGTGCACCGCGCCGCCGCCAAATTTCTCCTCGAGGGCCGTCGTGAGCGGCGCGTCGAGCGTCAGCGTCCGGTTCGCCGCGTCGACCGCCACGATCGTCCGTTCCCACTCGATGTCCCGCGAACCGGGCACCCAATCGAGCCGCGCATCCTTGTACTGCCCCGGTCCCGGGAAGTTCGTCATGCCCAGCGCCGCGATCCACTCCGCCGTGCTGGGTCGCCGCACCAGGACGCGCTGACCGACCGCAAAGCCCGCCGCGGTTTCCACCGGGATCTCGGTCGTGCCGACGGCGACATTGCCCCGCACCGGCACCAGCCGTCCCAGCCCGCGATCATTGCGCCCGCCGACCTGGATCAGGGTGCGGCGGTCATCGCCGGTGGCCACCAGCGTCGCGCGTTCCCCGCGCAACACCACCCCCGACGCCGCGAGCCGCAGTTGCCCGCCCACGCGATACGTTCCCGGTCGCAGCACGACGGCTCCGCGCCACCCGGCCGCGTCCAGCGGCAGCCGTCCCGCCGCGTCGAGTGCCGCCTGGATCGCGCGGGTGTCATCCCCGCCCGAGGGCCCCACCGCGAAGCGTGCCGGCACGTGCGGCAGCGGCACGCCGCCGCCGCGGTAACCGGCTGACGAGAAATCCATCAACCCCGGCGGCACCGCCGCCTCCGCGATCGCGACGAACGCAAGGGTAACCAGCAACAGGATCGTTCTCAAAGTGTCGCCCTTTCGGGTCCAGTTCTCGCCATCGGCCGGCGCCGCCGGTCGAGAAGGCTCGAGGGAGAGAGCAGGGGCAGCACTTCGGACACCGGGACGCCCAAGAGATTCACGAGTTCACCTTCACTCTCACTTTCCGCCCCTCATGTCCTCACTCCTTCATTCCCTCACTCCCTTCATTGGTGCTCGTGATAGTTCGTTTTCCCGTCCTTCGGCACGTAGTGGTACGTGCGGAGCTTCACTTCGATCGTGAAGGCCGGGTTCTTCAGCATCCGGATGATCTCGATGCCGGCGAGGAGCGTCGGACCGTAGCCGTGGAGCGCGCGCACGCTGGCCGGGCGGTTGTAGTAATAGATGTGATCGCTCGCGAAGGTGGTGCCGACGCACGTGCCTTCGACCTGGCCCTTGTCGTTCACGCGCGTGGTCAGGCCGACCCAGCCGGCCTGAGCAATCGAGCCGTAGGTCGTCGGGCTGATCCAGCCTTCATTCACCGCGTGCGCGATGCCATACACAAACATCGCCGAGGCGGAGGTCTCCAGATACGAGTCGTTCCGGTCGAGCATCTGGTGCCACAGGCCCATGCCACCCTGGTACTGCGCCACGCCGTGCAGCACCGCTTTGAGCTGCGCCATCACGCGCGGATAGCCGGGATGATCCTTCGGCAGCACGTCGAGCAGGTCGCACATCGCCAGCACCGCCCAGCCGTTCGCCCGGCCCCAGTAGAACTGCGGCGCGTCCGGATTGTTCGCGTTCCAGCCGTGGGTGTAGAGGCCGAGCGTCGGGTTGAACTCCCGCGCCGACATCTGGATCACCTGCTTCACGGCATCATCGAACCACTTCCGCTCGCCGGTCAGGCGGCCCATCTCCGCCAGCGCGGGGATGCTCATGTAGAAATCATCCGACCAGAGTGACGCCGCCTGCGGCCGTTGCCGCGCCAGCGTGCCGTCCTCGAGCCGGAACTGCTTGGTCGCGATGTAATCGCTCCAGAGGTCGATCAGGGGCTTTAAGTCGGGACCGACTTTCGCCATCCGCGCGCGAATCAACGCCGCGCACATCGAGCCACTGTCATCGAGCGACCGCGGCTGCAGCACCGGGCGCATCCCGTTTCGATCCACGCCGTACTTCTCCGCGACCTTCGCAAAGTAGGGCCGCGCCCGCCCGATGAACTCCATCTGCTTGCGCGTGAATTCCGCGAACTTCGGGTCACCGGTCACCTCCGTCGCCCGCAGCATGCCGGCGTGCACCACGCCCATCTCATACGCCAGCGGGCTGAAATTGTCCGGTCCGCGCTCCATCGAGGCCGTCTCCACCGGGTTCGTCAGGTCCGTGATCTCCTGGCCGGTCTTGCTGTCCACGATCCGCGTCCCCACCGACGCATTCATGAAATCCCGGATGCGCGCGAGGGTGTCCGTCACTTCCTGGACCGTCGGCAACTGGTACGGCACCGGGTAGCCGGGTTCACCGCTGTCGTTCGTGCTCTTGTTGTCGCGATTGCGGAAAGGGCCTTCGGCCTGCAGCGAGGGGAGAAACAGCGCGGCGGCGGCAAGCAGCGCACAGACGTGGGGTGTTTTCATCATAAGGAGGGTTGGAGGTTTGCCGGGTTGGTCCAGCCCGGCGAGCGAGCGTTCGCAAGACGGTCCGATTCCGGGATCGTTCCGCGCGAAACTCGCTCCGGGCGACGCCGCTGGCGCCGCCCCGCAACGTGGTAAAAACAGGCTCCCGGGCAAGCCCGCCGGCACCGCCGGTCAGGGCAGTGGACGTAGGCCTTCGTGCCGGACGACCCAGGTGCCGTCGCGCGGGAAGCCGGGCGCGTCCTGGGTCGGCGCACCGTCCCACCCCGCGGCCATCATGGCGGCCGCCGCGAGGAGAGCGCCGTTGCCGGGCAGATATACCGGAAGGTCGCCGCGTTGTCGGCAATGGCCGTTCGGCGTGTAGAGGTTGTTCGGGCTGTCGCTCTTCAGGAGCACGTCGACCGCCTTCTGCGGCTCGCCCAGCCGCGCCGCCGTCATCGCGATCATCGGATAGTCCCAGCCCCAGATCTTCGTCTCCCAGTCCCAGTGCGCGAGCACCGCGTCCAGCGTCCGCGCCATCGTCGCACGGTCCACGCCGTCACCCGGCAGCTGCCCCAGCGCCATCAGGAATGAGGGGTGATCATGCCGGCTGTCCTTGTTGTCCCAGGTGTCTGGCGTCGACTCGATCGCCACGTACTTGCCGTCCTTCTGGGGCAACGGCGCGAGGTGCTTGATCATGCGATCCCATTCGGCGTTGCGCGGCTGGCCCAGGCGCTCCCGCCATTTCTGCGCGGTCTGCAGGCCCCACGACCAGTAGCTCAACTCGTAGGTCGGATTCATGCTGGTGGCCTGGTCGTAGATCTCCTGCGCAATCCACAGCGGCGGCCCGAGCTGGTAGCAGCGGCGGGAGGCATCCCAGTGCAGCATCGACGCCATCGCGTCGGCCG
Protein-coding sequences here:
- a CDS encoding DUF6298 domain-containing protein; its protein translation is MRTILLLVTLAFVAIAEAAVPPGLMDFSSAGYRGGGVPLPHVPARFAVGPSGGDDTRAIQAALDAAGRLPLDAAGWRGAVVLRPGTYRVGGQLRLAASGVVLRGERATLVATGDDRRTLIQVGGRNDRGLGRLVPVRGNVAVGTTEIPVETAAGFAVGQRVLVRRPSTAEWIAALGMTNFPGPGQYKDARLDWVPGSRDIEWERTIVAVDAANRTLTLDAPLTTALEEKFGGGAVHVLTWPGRVRQVGVEFLDCISETDATNPQDEEHAWMAVALDDAEDAWVRDVTARRFVLSAVWIGQRARAVTVQDCAYAEPVAEEAAWRRVSFYVGGQQALVQRCTAAGGRRDFAAGHCAAGPIVFLDCTAVEARADAGPFESWASGVLYDRVSIAGAGLGLMNLGVKTQGAGWNAANCVVWNSAAAGKIWIENPPGAENQAFVDAATPSLYRAQLESRAGRDALTALARSEAPQELAEIAAAPAPGPAPRREQHPIEVRGGYFVVDGRALFGGSLGSALWKGQLPLGRETGTSPTRWAPGRTGPGLTEDLAALTERMRAQRAAIYWAFPGLWYDRRRDDHSIALREDADVWAPFAEMPWARSGRGRNAMQLSKYDLTRFNPWYFRRLRELADECAARGLLLAYQVYDNHNVQEAAAHWTDFPWRPLNCVQEVGFPEPPAYENAGQNRHHIADAFYDSTHPVRRDLHERYIRHTLDVLGAAPNVLVTLGYQFAGPLEFQRFFLDTVAAWQREHGCRVYVALQTSKAVTDAILADPARAALVDVIDLRYWQYLPDGQLFAPDGQGKLAFRELRTAAFGRDALLRSRPELVYRQVREYRDRYPGKAIICGHAGFGSIPVLMAGGAAAVVAESTLPRDGAKRDEAALLAFVAEHLATALPELKPMDDLAENAWVLAGEKRGVLLYASEAAPTIRLKRALPAGTREGLWFNPEDGTVRPARVEAGATTIAMPTAGSWLLWLPR
- a CDS encoding glycoside hydrolase family 88 protein yields the protein MKTPHVCALLAAAALFLPSLQAEGPFRNRDNKSTNDSGEPGYPVPYQLPTVQEVTDTLARIRDFMNASVGTRIVDSKTGQEITDLTNPVETASMERGPDNFSPLAYEMGVVHAGMLRATEVTGDPKFAEFTRKQMEFIGRARPYFAKVAEKYGVDRNGMRPVLQPRSLDDSGSMCAALIRARMAKVGPDLKPLIDLWSDYIATKQFRLEDGTLARQRPQAASLWSDDFYMSIPALAEMGRLTGERKWFDDAVKQVIQMSAREFNPTLGLYTHGWNANNPDAPQFYWGRANGWAVLAMCDLLDVLPKDHPGYPRVMAQLKAVLHGVAQYQGGMGLWHQMLDRNDSYLETSASAMFVYGIAHAVNEGWISPTTYGSIAQAGWVGLTTRVNDKGQVEGTCVGTTFASDHIYYYNRPASVRALHGYGPTLLAGIEIIRMLKNPAFTIEVKLRTYHYVPKDGKTNYHEHQ